In the Methylomonas rhizoryzae genome, one interval contains:
- a CDS encoding aldo/keto reductase family protein, translated as MNAAPNTVLSAAGVSMPRILYGTAWKQERTQELVELAIAQGFRGIDTACQPKHYHEAGVGAAIAAACARSEIERRDLYLQTKFTPLNGHDPLRIPYDANAGLAEQVAQSFATSLDNLQTDYLDGLILHSPLADRKQTLEAWRALEALVAQGDVKQLGISNCYEPELLEYLHQTAQVKPAVVQNRFYAQTGYDQAIRAFCRRHGIVYQSFWTLTANPHVLKHALLVSLGERYGVIPAQIFFRCLTQLGIVPLTGTSSPQHMQQDLAIFGFELSASECAEIEALLLATTDQS; from the coding sequence ATGAACGCAGCCCCCAATACCGTGTTAAGCGCCGCCGGCGTCAGCATGCCGCGCATCCTCTACGGCACCGCGTGGAAACAGGAACGTACGCAAGAACTGGTCGAGCTGGCCATAGCCCAGGGTTTTCGCGGCATAGACACCGCCTGCCAACCCAAACACTATCACGAGGCCGGCGTCGGAGCGGCGATTGCCGCGGCCTGCGCCCGTTCCGAAATAGAGCGCAGGGACTTGTATCTGCAAACCAAATTCACCCCGCTGAACGGCCACGACCCGCTCCGCATCCCCTACGATGCCAACGCCGGACTGGCCGAACAAGTGGCGCAATCGTTCGCAACTTCACTCGACAATCTGCAAACCGACTATCTGGACGGTTTGATCCTGCATTCGCCGCTGGCCGATCGGAAACAAACCCTGGAAGCCTGGCGGGCGCTGGAGGCCTTGGTCGCGCAAGGCGACGTCAAACAACTGGGGATCAGCAATTGCTACGAGCCTGAATTGCTCGAATACCTTCACCAAACCGCGCAGGTTAAACCGGCCGTTGTGCAAAACCGTTTTTATGCGCAAACCGGCTACGACCAAGCCATCCGCGCCTTCTGCCGCAGGCACGGCATCGTCTATCAAAGCTTTTGGACGCTGACCGCCAACCCGCACGTGCTCAAACACGCGCTGCTCGTTAGCTTAGGCGAACGATACGGCGTGATTCCGGCGCAGATTTTCTTTCGTTGCCTAACCCAGTTGGGCATCGTACCGTTAACCGGCACCTCATCCCCGCAGCACATGCAACAAGATTTGGCGATTTTCGGCTTCGAGCTCAGCGCTTCGGAATGCGCCGAAATCGAGGCCCTATTGCTCGCGACTACGGATCAATCCTGA
- a CDS encoding nuclear transport factor 2 family protein — protein sequence METKPPLPPFTVETAAQKVRMAEDAWNSRDPERVVQVYTEDSGWRNRAEFPIGRGQIREFLQRKWAKELDYRLIKELWAYTDNRIAVRFAYEWHDDSGSWFRSYGNENWEFNEHGLMCRRFASINDLPIIESERLFFWPLGRRPDDHPSLSELGL from the coding sequence ATGGAAACCAAACCACCCTTACCGCCCTTTACCGTCGAAACCGCCGCGCAAAAAGTGCGCATGGCCGAAGATGCTTGGAATAGTCGGGATCCCGAGCGAGTCGTGCAGGTGTATACCGAAGACAGCGGCTGGCGCAACCGAGCCGAATTCCCGATAGGCCGCGGCCAAATTCGCGAATTTTTGCAACGCAAATGGGCGAAAGAATTGGATTACCGCTTGATCAAGGAGTTGTGGGCCTATACCGACAACCGCATTGCGGTCCGCTTTGCCTACGAATGGCACGACGATTCCGGCAGCTGGTTTCGCAGCTACGGCAACGAGAATTGGGAATTCAATGAGCACGGCCTGATGTGTCGCCGCTTCGCCAGCATCAACGATTTACCCATCATCGAAAGCGAACGCCTGTTCTTTTGGCCGTTGGGCCGCAGACCGGACGATCATCCCAGCCTTAGCGAACTCGGGTTGTGA
- a CDS encoding sigma-54-dependent transcriptional regulator: MNKQAPYILVVDDEQDIRQLVSEILADEGYEVAMAENAAEARRQKNLRQPNLILLDIWMPDCDGITLLREWVAEDGAMCPVIMMSGHGSVESAVEATRLGAYDFLEKPLSMAKLLLIVERALEASLLQRENAGLKQQLMITVEPVGKSAVIERTKDKVKRLAQHDTRVLFVGEPGVGKEMFARYLHNNSPRRDGPFVDVSVGSIAPENAAVEFFGREDNGRIYRGLLEQAHRGTLFLGEIGGMDPETQARLLSAMESSSFLRVGGSQAVRVDVRVAASTRMALDEEVNSGRFRQDLYYLLNEVTLEIQALREHSEDVPSLLNYYVDHFIIHEKLPFRRFSMAAQNYLRNYVWPGNVRELRNLVQRLMILGAGDDIELDEVKNALGSIAEQPKLGSNVPEFFNLPLKEARDHFEKSYLEYHFEKNGGSVAKLASAIGMERTHLYRKLHSLKIKL; this comes from the coding sequence ATGAACAAGCAAGCGCCCTACATACTGGTGGTAGACGACGAACAGGACATTCGTCAATTGGTATCTGAAATTCTGGCCGACGAAGGCTACGAAGTGGCCATGGCGGAAAACGCCGCCGAAGCCAGACGGCAAAAAAATCTGCGCCAACCGAATTTAATCCTGCTGGACATCTGGATGCCGGACTGCGACGGGATTACCTTGCTGCGCGAATGGGTGGCCGAAGATGGCGCTATGTGCCCGGTGATCATGATGAGCGGCCACGGTTCAGTGGAGTCGGCCGTGGAGGCTACCCGTTTGGGCGCCTACGATTTTCTGGAAAAGCCATTATCGATGGCCAAACTGCTGTTGATCGTGGAACGCGCGCTGGAAGCCAGCTTGCTGCAAAGGGAAAACGCCGGACTAAAACAACAATTGATGATCACCGTCGAACCGGTCGGCAAAAGCGCCGTGATCGAACGCACCAAAGACAAGGTCAAACGCTTGGCGCAACACGATACCCGTGTGTTGTTCGTCGGCGAACCCGGTGTCGGCAAAGAGATGTTCGCCCGCTATCTGCACAACAACAGCCCGCGCCGCGACGGCCCGTTCGTCGACGTCTCGGTGGGCAGCATCGCCCCGGAAAACGCTGCCGTGGAATTTTTCGGTCGGGAAGATAACGGTCGCATATATCGCGGTTTGTTGGAACAAGCCCATCGCGGCACTTTGTTCTTGGGTGAAATCGGCGGTATGGATCCGGAAACTCAGGCACGCCTGCTGAGCGCCATGGAGTCCAGCTCGTTTTTGCGGGTCGGCGGCAGCCAAGCGGTGCGGGTGGACGTACGGGTTGCCGCTTCAACCCGGATGGCCTTGGACGAAGAAGTCAACAGCGGCCGCTTCCGCCAGGATTTGTATTACCTGTTGAATGAGGTAACCCTGGAAATTCAGGCTTTGCGCGAGCACAGCGAAGACGTGCCCAGCCTGCTGAATTATTACGTGGACCATTTCATCATTCACGAAAAACTGCCGTTCCGCCGCTTTTCCATGGCCGCGCAAAACTATCTGCGCAACTACGTCTGGCCCGGCAATGTGCGCGAACTGCGCAATCTGGTTCAGCGTCTGATGATACTGGGCGCCGGCGACGACATCGAACTGGACGAAGTCAAAAACGCCCTGGGCTCGATCGCCGAGCAACCGAAATTGGGCAGCAACGTACCCGAGTTTTTCAACCTGCCGCTCAAAGAAGCCAGAGACCATTTCGAAAAGTCGTATCTGGAATACCATTTCGAAAAGAACGGCGGCAGCGTCGCCAAACTGGCCTCGGCCATAGGCATGGAACGCACCCATTTGTACCGTAAACTACATTCGTTGAAAATTAAACTGTAG
- a CDS encoding sensor histidine kinase — translation MPNSKIKLPASASIAILFGFIVLSLQLMSSSTQESSKLSEMHSWLLVINTLGSIMLLALVVVNAYSLIRELKKKEAGSRLTTRMVSLFVVLALAPAAIVYYFSVQFLHQGIDSWFNVEIDRAMDDALELSQSSLAQRMNWHIKQTRQIAARLEDNSDSLIALEIGSLWLESGATEMAAFSSQGRILASSSANPTDILPHMPDEQIWLQLRQNKEYFAFDPGDNDEMLVRIILPIDRNQSRFLQVLYPIPVRVTDLADSIEFAFIRYQEMTFLRNALKTSFSLILLLVLLLSLLAAIWVAFISIRNIVAPVRELVKGTQAVAAGDYQHELPVMSQDDLGFLVESFNQMTKRIARSRDETRAAGLEVENQRAYLETILSNLTAGVISFDATFHIRTANQAAYRILHIPVSHFVDQTLPELAGRHQELADVLLTIEQLLEKADDIWEQRIVFLGPNGRQELLCRGTPLFSQHGSRVGAVVVFDDVTDLIQAQKNAAWGEVARRLAHEIKNPLTPIQLSAERLQHKLSKELQDGPAEFLQRGTRTIVQQVEAMKRMVDDFSEYARPSKKRVEKINLIELIQEVLALYQSAIVFTTKFATRQAIVEVDPISIRQVLHNLIKNAQEATGEQCHIEVRIGKAERNNVDFVELALYDNGSGLNTEQIETIFEPYVTSKAKGTGLGLAIVKKIVEEHGGVIWVDTSYNAGAGFVIQLPVFEYGNSA, via the coding sequence ATGCCCAATTCCAAAATAAAACTGCCCGCCAGCGCCTCCATTGCCATCCTGTTCGGCTTCATCGTCCTGTCCTTGCAGTTAATGAGCAGTTCCACCCAGGAATCCTCCAAACTCAGCGAGATGCATTCCTGGTTGTTGGTCATCAACACCCTGGGTTCCATCATGCTGTTGGCTCTGGTCGTGGTCAACGCCTATTCGCTGATCCGCGAACTGAAGAAAAAAGAAGCCGGCTCGCGTTTGACCACGCGCATGGTGTCTTTATTCGTCGTGCTGGCCCTGGCGCCGGCGGCCATCGTTTATTACTTTTCGGTGCAGTTCCTGCATCAAGGCATAGACAGCTGGTTCAACGTGGAAATCGACCGGGCGATGGACGACGCGCTGGAGCTCAGCCAATCGAGCTTGGCGCAACGCATGAACTGGCATATCAAACAAACCCGGCAGATCGCCGCCCGCTTGGAAGATAACTCCGACAGCCTGATCGCGCTGGAAATCGGCAGCTTATGGTTGGAATCCGGCGCCACCGAAATGGCGGCTTTTTCCAGCCAGGGGCGGATATTGGCCTCCAGCAGCGCCAATCCGACCGACATTTTGCCGCATATGCCGGACGAACAAATCTGGCTGCAACTGCGGCAAAACAAGGAATACTTCGCCTTCGACCCCGGCGACAACGACGAAATGCTGGTACGCATCATTTTGCCGATAGACCGCAATCAAAGCCGCTTTCTGCAAGTACTGTATCCGATTCCGGTTCGGGTCACGGATTTGGCCGATTCGATCGAATTCGCCTTTATCCGCTATCAGGAAATGACGTTTTTGCGCAATGCGCTGAAAACCAGCTTTTCGTTGATTTTGCTGCTGGTATTGCTGCTCAGCTTATTGGCCGCGATATGGGTGGCGTTTATCAGCATACGCAACATCGTGGCTCCGGTTAGAGAGCTGGTCAAGGGCACCCAAGCCGTGGCGGCCGGCGACTATCAACACGAACTGCCGGTGATGAGCCAGGACGACTTGGGCTTTTTGGTGGAATCCTTCAATCAAATGACCAAACGCATCGCCCGCTCGCGCGACGAAACCCGCGCCGCCGGCCTGGAAGTGGAAAACCAACGCGCCTATCTGGAAACCATTTTGTCCAACCTGACCGCCGGCGTGATCAGTTTCGACGCCACGTTTCATATTCGCACCGCCAATCAGGCCGCTTACCGGATTCTGCACATTCCGGTCAGCCATTTCGTCGATCAAACCCTGCCGGAGCTGGCCGGCCGCCACCAGGAACTGGCCGACGTATTGTTGACCATAGAACAGTTGCTGGAAAAAGCCGACGACATTTGGGAGCAGCGCATCGTGTTTTTAGGCCCGAACGGCCGCCAAGAACTGTTATGTCGCGGTACGCCGCTGTTTTCGCAACACGGCAGCCGGGTTGGCGCCGTGGTGGTATTCGACGACGTCACCGACTTGATCCAGGCGCAAAAGAATGCAGCCTGGGGCGAGGTCGCGCGCCGCTTGGCTCACGAAATCAAGAACCCGCTGACGCCGATTCAGTTATCGGCCGAGCGCTTGCAGCACAAATTGTCCAAGGAACTGCAAGACGGCCCGGCCGAATTTTTGCAACGCGGCACCCGTACCATCGTGCAGCAAGTAGAGGCCATGAAGCGCATGGTCGACGATTTTTCCGAATACGCTCGTCCGTCCAAAAAGCGGGTGGAAAAAATCAACTTGATCGAATTGATCCAGGAAGTGCTGGCCCTCTATCAAAGCGCCATCGTGTTTACTACCAAGTTCGCCACCCGGCAAGCCATCGTCGAAGTCGATCCGATCAGCATCCGCCAAGTGCTGCACAACCTGATCAAGAACGCCCAAGAAGCCACCGGCGAGCAATGCCACATCGAAGTCAGAATCGGCAAAGCGGAACGCAACAACGTCGATTTCGTCGAATTGGCGCTTTACGACAACGGCAGCGGTTTGAATACGGAACAAATCGAAACGATTTTCGAGCCCTATGTCACCAGCAAGGCTAAAGGCACGGGGCTGGGCCTGGCCATCGTCAAGAAAATCGTCGAGGAACACGGCGGCGTGATTTGGGTGGATACATCTTATAATGCGGGCGCTGGTTTCGTAATCCAGCTCCCGGTCTTTGAATATGGAAACAGTGCATGA
- a CDS encoding DUF4390 domain-containing protein has protein sequence MPSSVKRFSWAILLWAWQLAPGQAFATDLGFGVGIRHAQLSDTSQHAPPAYTVEARIDYQLSPTAKDALLKGVALTWMVDLQIREIGRWYDAVVYARELPYTLQFHALLNQYEVTPPTRQSEMYLTLNAALNFMSGLQGLAPIPAALFQPGKRYKLALKIRFDRETLPVPLRPFAYLDSQWSLSSAWFICPIPK, from the coding sequence ATGCCAAGCTCGGTAAAACGGTTTAGCTGGGCGATTTTATTGTGGGCTTGGCAACTTGCGCCTGGCCAGGCCTTTGCAACTGACTTGGGTTTTGGTGTCGGCATCCGCCACGCACAACTTTCCGACACCTCGCAACACGCGCCGCCGGCCTACACGGTCGAGGCCCGCATCGATTATCAGCTGAGCCCCACCGCCAAAGACGCTTTGCTGAAAGGGGTAGCGCTAACCTGGATGGTAGACTTGCAAATCCGCGAAATCGGGCGCTGGTACGACGCGGTGGTATATGCCCGGGAACTGCCCTATACCCTGCAATTTCACGCCTTGTTGAACCAATACGAAGTCACCCCGCCCACCCGGCAAAGCGAAATGTATTTAACCCTGAATGCCGCGCTGAACTTCATGTCCGGCTTGCAAGGCCTGGCCCCAATTCCCGCAGCGCTGTTTCAGCCCGGCAAACGCTACAAACTGGCGTTAAAAATCAGATTCGACCGGGAAACGCTACCCGTTCCGCTACGCCCTTTCGCGTATCTGGATTCCCAATGGTCTTTATCCAGCGCTTGGTTCATATGCCCAATTCCAAAATAA
- the rsmB gene encoding 16S rRNA (cytosine(967)-C(5))-methyltransferase RsmB: protein MKQRNCAAVILARVIGDGQSLTAALDQHLGKIKDNQDRAFIQAVCYGVIRHYFELDYLLGRLLDKPLKAKDSDVKALLLAGLYQLRYMRVKPHAAVSETVAAAHHKPWAKSLVNAVLRRYLRDSETLLQAAATERQARQNHPAWLLDLLESDWPEQAGMILTANDRSPPLALRVNLSRNDRAQYLESLTEQGIGAKPIADCASGLVLDQAISVEQLPGFADGRVSVQDGAAQLAAELLELHSDQRVLDVCAAPGGKTAAILEREPRLRYLLAVDVDPQRLERVAQNLRRLGLQAELRAADAADPASWASDTAFDRILLDAPCSGLGVIRRHPDIKLLRRPSDIDQLVGLQRAILESVWPLLAPGGLLLYATCSISKRENERQIAEFLAGHPEARELPIKAHWGIARPHGRQILPGDRQMDGFYYAKLGKTV, encoded by the coding sequence ATGAAACAACGCAACTGCGCAGCCGTAATACTGGCCAGAGTGATCGGCGACGGCCAATCCCTGACGGCGGCGCTGGACCAGCATCTAGGCAAGATCAAGGACAACCAAGACCGCGCCTTTATTCAAGCGGTTTGCTACGGCGTGATCCGCCATTACTTCGAACTGGACTACCTACTCGGGCGCTTGTTGGACAAGCCCTTGAAAGCCAAAGACAGCGACGTCAAAGCTCTGCTGCTGGCAGGCCTGTACCAGTTGCGCTATATGCGCGTCAAACCGCATGCGGCCGTCTCCGAGACCGTGGCCGCGGCCCATCACAAACCCTGGGCAAAATCCTTGGTCAACGCGGTGTTACGCCGCTATTTGCGCGACAGCGAAACGCTGCTGCAAGCCGCGGCGACCGAACGGCAGGCCAGGCAAAACCATCCGGCCTGGCTGTTGGATTTGCTAGAAAGCGACTGGCCCGAGCAGGCCGGCATGATTTTAACCGCCAACGACCGTTCGCCGCCGTTGGCTTTACGCGTCAACCTCAGCCGCAACGACCGGGCGCAATACTTAGAGAGCCTGACCGAACAAGGTATAGGCGCCAAACCGATAGCCGATTGCGCCAGCGGCCTGGTGCTGGATCAGGCCATAAGCGTCGAACAACTGCCCGGTTTCGCCGACGGCCGGGTCTCGGTACAAGACGGCGCCGCGCAACTGGCGGCCGAGCTATTGGAACTGCACAGCGACCAAAGGGTTCTGGATGTCTGCGCGGCACCCGGCGGCAAAACCGCCGCCATTTTGGAGCGCGAACCCCGTTTGCGTTACCTGCTGGCCGTCGACGTCGATCCGCAGCGGCTGGAACGGGTGGCACAAAATTTACGCCGCCTGGGACTGCAAGCCGAGCTGCGCGCTGCCGATGCGGCAGACCCGGCCAGCTGGGCGAGTGATACCGCGTTCGACAGGATACTGCTGGACGCGCCGTGTTCCGGCTTAGGGGTGATTCGCCGCCACCCGGACATCAAACTGCTGCGACGGCCAAGCGACATCGACCAACTGGTCGGCTTGCAGCGCGCTATCCTGGAAAGCGTATGGCCGTTGCTGGCGCCGGGCGGGCTATTGTTGTACGCGACCTGCTCCATATCGAAGCGCGAAAACGAACGGCAAATCGCCGAGTTTTTAGCCGGGCACCCCGAAGCGAGGGAATTGCCCATCAAGGCGCATTGGGGCATCGCCCGTCCGCACGGCCGGCAAATTCTGCCGGGCGACCGGCAAATGGACGGTTTTTATTATGCCAAGCTCGGTAAAACGGTTTAG
- the fmt gene encoding methionyl-tRNA formyltransferase has translation MDIVFAGTPEFAVPSLQALLNSQHKVCAVYTQPDRPAGRGRKLSPSPVKHLALQAGLPVYQPENFKAAEAIAALKALNADLMIVVAYGLILPQAVIDAARLGCINVHGSLLPRWRGAAPIHRALMAGDRETGVTIMRVVKKLDAGDMLHKVACPITAASTSSSLHDQLAQMGAVALVEVVDRITAGNDSAQPQDEALVTYAHKLDKHEAELDWRLSAEELDRKIRGLNGWPVAQTLLHGKVLRVWNSCLPGTRSNLPPGSVDCGAHALDVSTGDGVVRLLEVQMPGGKRVAGKDFLNAHAIDGVRLGA, from the coding sequence ATGGACATCGTTTTCGCCGGGACGCCGGAGTTTGCCGTACCCAGTTTGCAAGCCTTGCTGAATTCGCAGCACAAGGTTTGCGCGGTTTACACCCAGCCGGACAGGCCCGCCGGCCGGGGCCGCAAATTAAGCCCCAGCCCGGTCAAGCACTTGGCGTTACAGGCCGGCCTACCGGTTTATCAGCCGGAAAACTTCAAAGCCGCCGAGGCCATTGCAGCGCTAAAGGCTTTAAACGCGGATTTAATGATTGTGGTGGCCTACGGCCTGATTCTGCCGCAGGCCGTGATAGACGCCGCCCGCTTGGGCTGCATCAACGTCCACGGCTCGCTGTTGCCCCGCTGGCGCGGCGCGGCGCCCATACACCGCGCCCTGATGGCCGGCGACCGGGAAACCGGGGTTACCATCATGCGGGTCGTCAAAAAGCTGGACGCCGGCGACATGCTGCATAAAGTCGCCTGTCCGATCACTGCGGCCAGCACCAGCAGTAGTTTGCACGATCAATTGGCGCAGATGGGTGCCGTAGCTCTGGTCGAGGTGGTCGATCGCATCACCGCCGGCAATGACTCGGCACAACCCCAAGACGAAGCCTTGGTCACTTACGCGCATAAACTCGACAAGCACGAAGCCGAACTGGATTGGCGGCTCAGCGCCGAGGAATTGGACCGCAAGATCCGCGGCCTGAACGGCTGGCCGGTCGCGCAAACCTTATTGCACGGCAAAGTGCTGCGGGTATGGAACTCCTGCCTGCCCGGCACGCGCAGCAACCTGCCGCCCGGCAGCGTCGATTGCGGCGCACATGCTCTCGACGTCAGCACCGGCGACGGCGTAGTCAGGTTGTTGGAAGTACAAATGCCCGGCGGCAAACGCGTCGCCGGCAAGGACTTTCTCAACGCCCACGCTATCGACGGCGTTCGACTGGGCGCATGA
- the def gene encoding peptide deformylase — protein MSILTILEFPDRRLRNVAEEVPVVDDHIKKLVDDMLETMYSAKGVGLAATQVNVHKRVIVMDVSENKDEPICLINPQIIQETGKEESEEGCLSVPGFFEKVSRAERIKIKALNRAGESFELEADGLLAVCIQHEMDHLQGKLFVDYLSAFKRNRIKAKLEKIHKQQGQ, from the coding sequence GTGAGTATTTTGACGATCCTGGAATTTCCCGACCGCCGCTTGCGCAATGTGGCCGAGGAAGTTCCCGTAGTCGACGACCATATCAAAAAGTTGGTGGACGACATGTTGGAAACCATGTATTCCGCCAAGGGCGTCGGCTTGGCCGCGACCCAAGTCAATGTGCACAAACGCGTGATCGTGATGGACGTCAGCGAAAACAAGGACGAGCCGATTTGTTTGATCAACCCGCAAATCATCCAAGAAACCGGCAAAGAAGAGTCGGAAGAAGGTTGCTTGTCGGTGCCGGGTTTTTTCGAAAAAGTCAGCCGGGCCGAACGCATCAAGATCAAAGCGCTGAACCGGGCGGGCGAATCTTTCGAACTGGAGGCCGACGGTCTATTGGCCGTGTGCATACAACACGAAATGGATCATTTGCAGGGCAAGTTATTCGTGGATTATTTATCCGCCTTCAAGCGCAATCGCATCAAAGCCAAGCTGGAAAAAATTCACAAACAACAGGGCCAATAA
- a CDS encoding VanZ family protein, translating into MLNNRTLDFSVLLGFCSLIFWLSAQETLPVPMMFDWQDKLEHAAAYFAIGICSWRALRHTGFGELRLALASAAFCSLYGLSDEWHQSFVPGRETSALDWLADTLGASAASVLCYRRRLLPLFNAVP; encoded by the coding sequence ATGTTAAACAACCGCACCTTAGACTTCAGCGTTTTGCTAGGCTTTTGCAGCCTGATTTTCTGGCTATCGGCCCAGGAAACCCTGCCGGTTCCCATGATGTTCGACTGGCAAGACAAGCTGGAGCATGCCGCCGCTTATTTTGCGATAGGCATTTGCAGCTGGCGCGCACTGCGCCACACCGGATTCGGCGAGTTGCGTCTGGCACTGGCGAGCGCTGCATTTTGCAGCCTGTACGGCCTTAGCGACGAATGGCACCAATCCTTCGTTCCCGGCCGGGAAACCAGCGCATTGGATTGGCTGGCGGATACCTTGGGCGCAAGCGCCGCGTCCGTCCTATGTTACCGCCGGCGTTTGCTGCCTCTGTTCAACGCCGTACCTTAA
- a CDS encoding response regulator transcription factor gives MTEVTTDKPNLLLVDDDVTFCTVLKPALEKRNFQVTIANDVNTAIALAEQTEPEYAVIDLRIGYDSGLEMVKKLISLDSNTQIVMLTGFASIATAVEAIKLGAIHYLTKPASPDEIVSALHRNEGDASVAISDNPLSVKRLEWEHLQKVLMQHDGNISAAARALNMHRRTLQRKLEKRPVRE, from the coding sequence ATGACCGAAGTTACCACGGATAAACCCAATTTATTGCTAGTCGACGACGACGTGACATTCTGTACGGTACTGAAGCCCGCCTTGGAAAAGCGTAACTTTCAAGTTACCATTGCCAACGACGTCAACACCGCCATTGCGCTGGCGGAACAAACCGAACCCGAATATGCGGTCATCGACTTGCGCATCGGTTACGACTCCGGTTTGGAGATGGTCAAAAAATTGATCTCGCTCGACAGCAACACCCAAATCGTCATGCTGACCGGTTTCGCCAGTATCGCCACCGCGGTCGAAGCCATTAAATTGGGCGCGATTCACTATCTGACCAAACCCGCCAGTCCGGACGAAATCGTCAGCGCCTTGCATAGAAACGAAGGCGACGCTAGCGTGGCAATCAGCGACAACCCGTTATCGGTCAAACGTTTGGAATGGGAACACTTGCAAAAAGTGCTGATGCAGCACGACGGCAACATTTCCGCCGCGGCCCGCGCCTTGAACATGCACCGGCGCACCTTGCAACGCAAACTGGAAAAGCGTCCGGTTAGGGAGTGA
- a CDS encoding ATP-binding protein yields MLSHILPKAEISIRENLNWLYILRNLLLFGVVILVFIAVHGLGIELPMNQLWLAIFAISILNLYTWLRLRTPEPVTEHEIFSQICMDVLALAYLLYLTGGASNPIIWVFLLPLIVTAIMLPQSYAWNMVIITSCVYTVLIAYNIPLPALAPHAEHHMTNLTPEMSLRMQLLEDRRYFNLHIFGMWFGFVFSSGLVAFFVVALAKTLKERERSLAEAREAALRDERVVSLGTLAANAAHDMGTPLGTIAILTHQIAEDFPECRFPELNEKLVILKQQLDRCKQALSVMSASAGEMRAESGKVVHVSEYLDDVLKQWRTHKAATKLKLFIAHNVDLDARIIAERTLTHSLINILNNASEVTREDAGIEFHAEWDIDNLCVKIRDFGPGLPPGLVGFAGQQPVKSNKQGMGVGLFLACTTIRRLKGTISFNNLDSGGACVEIHLPLITKESAYDRSYHG; encoded by the coding sequence ATGCTGTCACACATCCTCCCCAAAGCCGAAATCTCCATTCGGGAAAACTTAAACTGGTTGTACATCCTGCGTAACCTGTTGTTGTTCGGAGTGGTCATCCTGGTGTTCATCGCCGTACACGGCTTGGGCATCGAACTACCGATGAACCAGTTATGGCTGGCGATTTTCGCGATATCGATTTTAAATCTGTATACCTGGCTGCGGCTGCGCACCCCGGAACCGGTGACCGAACACGAGATTTTTTCGCAAATCTGCATGGACGTATTGGCCTTGGCCTATCTCTTGTACTTGACCGGCGGAGCCTCCAATCCGATCATCTGGGTATTTTTGTTGCCGCTGATCGTCACCGCAATCATGCTGCCGCAATCTTACGCCTGGAACATGGTGATCATCACCTCCTGCGTCTACACCGTTCTGATTGCCTACAACATTCCGTTGCCGGCGCTGGCACCGCATGCCGAACACCACATGACCAACTTGACGCCGGAAATGAGTTTGCGCATGCAGCTGCTGGAAGACCGGCGCTATTTCAATCTGCACATTTTCGGCATGTGGTTCGGCTTCGTATTCAGTTCCGGCCTGGTGGCGTTTTTCGTGGTCGCATTGGCCAAGACTCTGAAAGAACGCGAGCGCAGCCTGGCCGAAGCGCGCGAAGCGGCCCTGCGCGACGAGCGAGTCGTATCGCTGGGCACGCTGGCCGCCAACGCCGCCCACGACATGGGGACGCCGTTAGGGACGATTGCCATCCTGACCCATCAAATCGCCGAAGACTTCCCCGAATGTCGCTTTCCGGAACTGAACGAAAAGTTGGTCATCCTCAAACAGCAATTAGACCGCTGCAAACAAGCCTTGTCGGTTATGTCGGCGTCGGCCGGCGAAATGCGCGCCGAATCCGGCAAAGTCGTCCACGTTAGCGAGTATTTGGACGACGTACTGAAACAATGGCGCACCCATAAAGCCGCCACCAAACTAAAATTGTTCATTGCGCATAATGTCGACCTGGACGCGCGAATCATCGCCGAACGCACGCTGACGCATTCCTTGATCAACATTCTCAACAACGCCTCGGAAGTCACTCGAGAGGATGCCGGTATCGAGTTTCACGCCGAATGGGACATAGACAACTTATGCGTTAAAATTCGCGACTTCGGCCCCGGCCTGCCGCCCGGACTGGTCGGTTTCGCCGGGCAACAGCCGGTCAAGAGCAACAAACAAGGCATGGGAGTCGGCTTGTTTTTGGCATGTACCACAATTAGACGCCTCAAGGGTACGATCAGCTTCAACAATTTGGATTCCGGCGGCGCTTGCGTCGAAATCCACTTACCGTTAATTACTAAGGAGAGTGCTTATGACCGAAGTTACCACGGATAA